A genomic region of Serratia fonticola contains the following coding sequences:
- the treB gene encoding PTS trehalose transporter subunit IIBC → MSKVQQQDIDRLIVLVGGRDNIATVSHCITRLRFVLNDPAKAKPKEIEQLRMVKGCFTNAGQFQVVIGPEVGDYYQALIASTGINEADKEQAKLAARQNMTWFERGISHFAEIFFPLLPALISGGLILGFRNVIGDIPMSGGQTLAQMHPAWKTIYDFLWLLGEAIFMFLPVAICWSTVKKMGGTPVLGIVMGITLVSPQLMNSYLLGQQVPEVWNFGWFTIEKVGYQAQVIPSILAGMALGWIETRLKKIVPDYLYLVVVPVVSLLLAVFLAHTLIGPFGRMIGDGVAWAVKWVMTGSFAPIGAALFGFLYAPLVITGVHQTTLAIDMQMIQSMGGTPVWPLIALSNIAQASAVLGIIIVSRKANEREISVPAAISAYLGVTEPAMYGINLKYRFPMLCAMIGSAFAGLICGLTGVMANGIGVGGLPGILSIKPQFWVIYSLAILIAVVIPLLLTMMVYKRKASRGELPV, encoded by the coding sequence ATGAGCAAAGTTCAGCAGCAGGACATCGATCGTCTGATTGTGCTGGTGGGTGGCCGCGACAATATCGCTACCGTCAGCCACTGCATTACCCGCTTGCGTTTCGTTCTCAACGATCCCGCCAAAGCCAAACCGAAAGAGATTGAACAACTGCGGATGGTCAAAGGCTGCTTCACCAACGCCGGGCAATTCCAGGTAGTGATCGGCCCCGAAGTGGGGGATTACTATCAGGCGTTGATCGCCAGCACGGGTATCAACGAGGCCGATAAAGAACAGGCCAAGCTGGCGGCTCGCCAGAATATGACCTGGTTTGAACGTGGCATCTCCCACTTTGCCGAGATCTTCTTCCCCCTGCTGCCCGCTCTGATCAGCGGCGGCCTGATCCTTGGCTTCCGCAACGTGATCGGCGATATTCCGATGTCCGGCGGCCAGACGCTGGCTCAAATGCACCCGGCCTGGAAAACCATTTACGATTTTCTGTGGCTGCTCGGCGAAGCCATCTTTATGTTCCTGCCGGTAGCCATCTGCTGGTCGACGGTGAAAAAGATGGGCGGTACGCCGGTGCTTGGCATTGTGATGGGGATCACCTTGGTATCACCGCAGTTGATGAACTCTTACCTGCTCGGTCAGCAGGTGCCTGAAGTCTGGAACTTTGGTTGGTTCACCATAGAGAAAGTGGGCTATCAGGCGCAGGTGATCCCGTCGATCCTCGCCGGGATGGCGCTGGGTTGGATTGAAACCCGCCTGAAAAAGATCGTGCCAGATTATCTGTATCTGGTGGTGGTACCGGTGGTTTCCCTGCTGTTGGCGGTATTCCTGGCGCACACGCTGATCGGCCCGTTTGGCCGCATGATCGGCGACGGCGTAGCCTGGGCCGTGAAATGGGTCATGACCGGCAGCTTCGCCCCGATCGGTGCCGCGCTGTTTGGCTTCCTGTATGCGCCGCTGGTGATCACCGGCGTGCATCAGACCACGCTGGCAATTGATATGCAGATGATCCAGAGCATGGGGGGAACGCCGGTCTGGCCGCTGATTGCCCTTTCAAATATCGCGCAGGCATCGGCAGTGCTGGGTATCATCATCGTCAGCCGCAAGGCCAACGAACGTGAGATTTCCGTACCGGCAGCCATTTCTGCCTACCTCGGCGTCACCGAACCGGCCATGTACGGTATCAACCTCAAGTATCGCTTCCCGATGTTGTGCGCAATGATCGGCTCCGCCTTCGCGGGCCTGATCTGCGGCCTGACGGGCGTAATGGCCAACGGCATCGGCGTCGGCGGTTTGCCGGGCATTCTGTCTATCAAACCCCAGTTCTGGGTGATCTACTCCCTGGCAATCCTGATTGCCGTGGTGATCCCGCTGTTGCTGACCATGATGGTCTACAAGCGCAAAGCCAGCCGCGGAGAATTACCGGTTTAA